A window from Rhodospirillaceae bacterium encodes these proteins:
- a CDS encoding beta-ketoacyl-ACP synthase yields the protein MTDREVCITGYGLLSPLGETPAARWAALNDPATRRARIDEAATAPFPIHTIGDYDLAAQVPRPGDRRAMGPMMQYGAYAAGLALDMAGLKDDADLLQRTHMIVASGGGERDLELDRQILEGAPGRGERDARDEWITAQMADGLRPTLFLAQLPNLFAGNISIVHKVAGSSRTFMGEEAAGADALRIAHRRLASGQGEIFLVGAAFASERPEIQISYNAGGLLLRGGFADLWSRPDAGICFGAAGAFLVLESRESAAARGVAVRAVLRGVESDRTDRRTGDPAATARRQFEKLGIGPAGSDTAVLSGASGAGAATGITAAERAMLEDLAAGAPVRGTAQAVGHAVEAAFLQNVILAAACVEQGQIFAPLSPDAPVEAVGAGPVFRALVTGWGHVRGEALALVERTG from the coding sequence GTGACGGATCGCGAGGTTTGCATAACCGGCTACGGCCTGCTTTCGCCGCTCGGCGAGACGCCGGCGGCCCGGTGGGCGGCGCTCAACGATCCCGCGACCCGGCGCGCCCGCATCGACGAGGCGGCGACGGCGCCGTTCCCGATCCATACCATCGGCGACTACGACCTTGCCGCCCAGGTGCCCCGGCCCGGCGACCGGCGCGCCATGGGGCCGATGATGCAGTACGGCGCCTATGCCGCCGGGCTGGCCCTCGACATGGCCGGCCTCAAGGACGACGCGGACCTGCTGCAGCGCACCCACATGATCGTCGCGTCCGGCGGCGGCGAGCGCGACCTGGAACTGGACCGCCAGATTCTCGAAGGCGCGCCGGGGCGCGGCGAGCGCGACGCCCGGGACGAATGGATTACCGCCCAAATGGCCGACGGGCTGCGGCCGACGCTGTTCCTGGCGCAACTGCCCAACCTGTTCGCCGGCAATATCTCGATCGTCCACAAGGTCGCCGGGTCGAGCCGGACCTTCATGGGCGAGGAAGCCGCCGGCGCCGACGCCCTGCGCATCGCCCACCGCCGGCTGGCGTCGGGCCAGGGCGAGATCTTCCTGGTTGGCGCCGCCTTCGCCTCCGAACGGCCGGAAATCCAGATTTCCTACAATGCCGGCGGCCTGCTGCTGCGCGGCGGCTTCGCCGACCTGTGGAGCCGGCCCGACGCCGGCATCTGTTTTGGCGCGGCCGGCGCCTTCCTGGTGCTCGAATCGCGCGAAAGCGCGGCGGCCCGCGGCGTCGCCGTGCGGGCGGTCCTGCGCGGCGTGGAAAGCGACCGGACCGACCGCCGCACCGGCGATCCGGCGGCGACCGCCCGGCGGCAGTTCGAAAAGCTGGGCATCGGTCCGGCCGGTTCGGACACGGCGGTCCTCAGCGGCGCCAGCGGCGCCGGTGCGGCGACCGGCATCACCGCCGCCGAGCGGGCGATGCTCGAAGATCTGGCCGCCGGCGCGCCGGTGCGCGGCACGGCCCAGGCGGTCGGCCACGCCGTCGAGGCGGCGTTCCTGCAGAATGTCATTCTCGCCGCGGCTTGTGTAGAACAGGGGCAGATCTTCGCTCCCCTGTCGCCGGATGCGCCGGTCGAGGCCGTTGGCGCCGGTCCGGTCTTCCGCGCGCTGGTCACCGGCTGGGGGCATGTCCGGGGCGAGGCCCTGGCGCTCGTGGAAAGAACAGGATGA